CGGTGAGCAGCGCCGGCGCGGCCAGCTTGGCGGCGACCAGCATGACCTCGTAGCCGAGGTGGATGATCTGGGTATCAGTCATGTCAGCTAACCCGTGTGATAGCTCTGGACGAGCGCGGTGATGATCAGGCCCCAGCCGTCGACCAGGACGAACAGCAGCAACTTGAACGGCAGTGACACCGACACGGGCGGCAACATCATCATGCCGAGCGACATGAGCGACGAGGACACGACGAGGTCGATGATCACGAACGGCACGTAGACGACGAAGCCGATGATCATGGCGGCGCGCAGCTCGGAGAGCACGAAAGCCGGGATGATCGTGGTGAGCTCCAGCTTGGACTTGTCCGGCGGGTTGGGCAGGTTGCCGGCGCGCAGCATCAGGGCGATCTCCTGCGGCCGGGTGTGCGCCAGCATGAACTCGCGCAGTGGGGCGATGCCGTCGGTCCAGGCGACCGACCGGCTCTTGGTGCCGTTGAGGTAGGGCTGGATCCCGAGCTTGTTGACCTTGGTCAGCACCGGCCCCATCACGAACAGCGACAGGAACAGCGAGAGCCCGGCGAGCACCTGGTTGGGCGGCACCGACTGCAGGCCGAGCGCGTTGCGGGTCAGCGACAGCACGATGAAGATCTTGGTGAAGCTGGTGACCAGCAGCAGCAGCGACGGCGCGACCGAGAGCACCGTGACCAGCATCAGGATGCTGATCGACTGGCTCGGCTTGCCGCCGACGTTCACCGTGACGGTGCCGGGGTCCGGCGCCGTGGGCGCCTTGGGGGCGGTCGGGGCGGCCGGCGCGGTCGGTGCCAATGCCGCCGGTGCGCTCAAGGCGGCCGGTGCGGTCAGCGCCTGGCGCGCCGACCCCAGCGTCACCGCGGCGGCCGCCGGAGCGGCCGAGACCGGCGCGGCGTCCGCGCGTTGCGTGCCGTTCAGACCGAAGAACCAGACCGCGCCGAGCAGCGTGAGCAGCAGCAGCCCGACCCGTGTTGCCATGCGTCCTGTCGCGACCTCTGGGCGTCCGTGCCCTTCTGTGGCCCGACCGGACCTCACGTCTTCCGGGCGGTGAGGTCGCGGAGGGACTCGACGGTCTGCTTCCAGGTGCTGAGGGACAGGGCGGAGCCGGCCAGGGCCGGCCGGCCCGCGCGTTCGGGCCGCTCGGCCGGTTCGGGCCGGGTGCGCGGCACGCGTGCCGGTTCGGGGCGCGCCGGGCGTGCGGGGCGGGCCGCGCGTGCCGGCCGGAGGGTGCGTGCGGGGCGGGCCGGTTCGGCGGCCTGCAGGCTGGCCTCGGCCGCCTGCAGATCGGTCTCGCCGAGGACGGTGATCTGTCCGTCGGTCACGCCCACGATCAGCGCCTGGTCCATGACCCGGACGACGGCCACCGAAGCGCTCCGGGACAGCTGTTGGCGCGAGAGGACGTCGATGATCCGTCCGCCGCGCCCCCGGCCGCCCGGTCCGCGCTTGACGCGACGTGCGATCAGCCACATCAGCCCGAGGACGAACGCGAGCGAGAGGAGCAGGCGGCCCACCACCGCCACGGTGTTCATGGTGCGGCCTACCGCCCGGAGTCGTCGTTGACGACGTGGGTGATCCGCAGCCCGTAGTTCTCGTCGACCACGACCACCTCGCCGCGCGCGATCAGCCGGCCGTTGACGTACAGGTCGGCGGGGGAGCCCGCGCCGCGATCCAGTTCGATCACCGTGCCGGTGCGCAGCGAGAGCAGGTCGTTGACGGTCATCCGGGCACGCCCGAGTTCGGCGGTCGCATCCATCTCGACGCCGCGGAGCAGGTCGAGCCGCTCGGCCGGTGGCCGCAGCGCCTCGGCGGGCACCGGCTCGGCGGGCGTGTCGATGCCCACGGCGACGGTGGCGCGCACGGAGCTCACGCCGTGCAGCGGGAGCGCGGCGGCGTCGGCGCGGGCGAGTACCCGGCGCAGGGCCAGCTTGGCGTCCAGCTCCTGGGCCGGGCCCAGCACGATCGAGCCCATCGCGGCGGCAGCCGCGTCCAGGGCGGGCGCCAGCGCCGGCAGCAGCTCCAGCGCGCCCAGGCCGGACTCGCGCAGTGCGGTGCCCAGTTCGCCGTCGACGACCAGCAGCAGTTCACCCTCGGCCGACCCGCTGAACGGGGCGATGACGGCGACTCCGTCCAGTTCCGTGGCGGCGACGTCGCGGCTCGGCTCGCCGGGGCGCAGCGGCTCACCGCTCGCCAGCGTGGCGGCGACGGCGCCGCCGGCGGCGGCGAGCAGGCCCAATGCCGTGCTCGTGAGTGCAGTGGTCACGCGTGCTCCTGGGTGGTCTTGACGATGAGCGCTGCCAGGCGGTTGCCCGACTTCCCGGCGACGGCGTGGGCGAAGGCGACGCCGCCGGCCTGGACGGTGAGGGGGACGCCGACGCGGTGCGTCAGCGGCAGGACGTCGCCGGTGCTGAGGGTGAGGATCTGCTCGGGGCTCAAGGACACCGGGGCGAAGTGCACGGAGACGTTCAGCGGGACGTCGCCGAGCCGCTCGCGCAGCCGCTCCGCCGTCGCAGCGGACGCCAGGATCGCGTCCTCGCTCTCCTGCTGGCTGCGCTGGGCGCTCAGGCGCGGCAGCACCGCGGCGAGCGGGAGGCAGAGGGTGAACCGACCGGACTCGGCGCCGATGACCATGTCGAACTCCCCGACGATGACCGCGTCGGTTGCGGTGGCCGCCTGCACGAACTGCGGGTTGTACTCGATCAGCCCCAGCGACGGCGTAACCGGCACGATCGGCTCGAGGGCATAGCGCAGCGTGGCCAGCATCTGCTCCAGCAGGCCGCGCATCAGGGTGGTCTCGATGTCGGTGAGCGGGCGGGCGACCTGGGTGCCGCCGGGGCCGCCGAGCATGTGGTCGATCGCGGCCTGCGCGATCGGCAGCCCGAACTCGAGCACGCCGGTGCCGGCGAGCGGCGGCAGCGATACCGGCGCGAGCAGGGTCTGCGTGTCGAGGCCGGTGACGTACTCCTCGTAGCTCTGCTGGGTGATCTCGCGCAGGCCCAGCTGGCAGACCTGCCGCAGCCCGCTCGTCAACTGTGTCGTCATCCGCCTGGCGAACGTCTCGTACGCCATCTCGAGCATCCGGATGTGCTCGCGCGACAGCTTGGACGGCCGGCGGAAGTCGTACGGAACGACCGAACCGCGGGCGCGACCGCGCGCGGTTTCGCCCAGTTCGCGGACGGAGTTGATCGGCACGTCCCGACCTATCGGCAGGCCGCCGGTGCACCTGAGGGACGGTGTGAAATCAGTGTCAAATGCACTGTCCGGCGCTGCGTCCGCGCCGCGCGTTCGAGGTCACTGGGTGACGAACTGGGTCACGAAGACGTCGAACACCTCCCCGGGGTAGGCGTCCTTGATCTTGTTCAGCAGCTGGTCGGTCAGCGCCTTGCGGGCCTTGTTGGTGCTCAGCGAGGCGACCGTCCGGTTGCTGAACTCGTCGATCACCAGCTCGGCCGCGTGGCTGGTGGAGAAGGCGTCGCTGGTGGCCTTGCCCTTCACCAACTGGATGGCGACGGCGATCTTGAGGTAGTGCCCGCCGGTGAGGTTGAGCGTGGTCGCGTCCATCGTGACCACCTCGCCGCCGCTCGGCGGCACCACCGGGGTCGGCTTGAGGAAGGTGTACGCGCCGCCGCCGACGGCGAGCACCGCTGCGACGGCGATGATGAACTTCTTGGACTTGAACAGGCTCTTCTTGGGCGCCTTCGCCTTCTCCTCCGGCTCGGCGCTGGGCTTCGACCCGGTGCCCGCGGCGCCACGTCCGGCACCAGCCGGGCGCTGCGATCCCAGGGTGCGGTTCTCTCGGTTCGCGGTAGCAGTCATCTTCCTCGCTCCAGTTCTCAGTTGTCGGCGCCGGCGGCCTGCAAGGCGTCCCCGGCGGCAGCGGGCAGGGACGAGAGCACGACGATCTCGACGCGGCGGTTAAGGGTGATCGAGCGCGGGTCGCTCGCCGGGTACAGCGGCCGCTGGTCGGAGTAGCCCACGGCCGAGAGCCGCGACTGCGCGATCCCGGCGGTGATCAGGTAGCGGACGACCGCCGAGGCGCGGGCCGAGGACAGCTCCCAGCCGCTCGGGTACGGGGCGGTGCTGACCTTCTCCTGGTTGGTGTGCCCGTCGACCTCGATGTTGTGCGGGCTGTGCAGCAGCGGCGGGGCGATCACCGACAGGATGTGCTGGCCCTCGCGCAGCAGGTTCGCGCTGTTCCCGGGGAACACCAGGGCGTTGGTGACGACCGTGATGATCAGCCCGCGGCGGTCGATCGCGAACTGCACCGCCCCCGACATGCCGCCCCGCTTGAGCGCGCTGTTGATCGCCGCCTCGATGTGCTTGTAGTCCTGGACCTCGGCGTCGACCTTGGCGGTGTAGTCGGCCGGCGGGACATCGGAGTTCTTGGGCTTGGAGTCGTTGGCCGCCTTGTCGGCCTGCGGCGGGGTCACCGGCACGCCCGGCATCAGCTGGTCGGCGCCGTTCTGCTCGGCCGAGTTCTCGTTCAGCGCGTTGCCGCCGGACAGCACGCCGGTCGGGCCGGAACCGAACGCGGACGACAGCGAACTGCGCAGCGCGATGAACTTGGACGTGTTCACGACGGAGATCGAGAACAGCACGATGAACAGCACGAGCAGCAGGGTGAGCATGTCGGCGTAGGTCACCAGCCAACGCTCCGCGCCACCCTCCTCGCCACCGCCCTCGACACCCTTGCGCCGGGCCCGCCGAGCGGTGGCCGAGCGACCCGGCCGCGCCATCAGGCCACGTCCTTCTGCGGCTGCTCGACGCTCGGCAGCATGCTCTGCAGCTTCTGCGCGACCAGGCGCGGGTTGGAGCCGGCCTGGATCGCCAGCACGCCCTCGATGGTCAGCTCCATCTGCTCGCACTCGCTCTCGCTGATCCGCTTGAGGCGGTTGGCGATCGGGAACCAAAAGATGTTCGCGTTCAGCACGCCCCACAGGGTGGCGACGAACGCTCCGGCGATCTTCTCGCCCAGCGAGTTCGGATCGGACAGGCTGCCCAGCACGTGGACCAGGCCGAGCACGGTGCCGATGATGCCGATGGTGGGCGAGTAGCCGCCCATGTCGTGGAACAGCTTCGCGGCGGCGTGGTCCGCGGCGCGCTTGGTGTCGACCTCGGCCCCGAGGATCTCGGCCACCTCGTCCGCGTCCGTGCCGTCGATCGCCATCTCCAGCGCCCGCTTCAGGAACGGGTCCTCGACCGCGCCGACGTCGCCCTCGAGCGCCAGCAGGCCCTCGCGGCGGGCCCGCTCGGCCATCTTGACGATGATCGCGACGCTCTCGTGCGGCGGGGTGACCTTCGCCTTGAACGCGCGGATCAGCGACTTCGGCAGGTTCTTGGCCTCGGCCATCACGGTGCCGGCGACGGCCGCGCCGATCGTGCCGGCGAACACGAGGATCATCGGCGGGATCAGGAACATCGAACCGATGTTCCCGCCCTCCATGATCATCGAGACGAGGATGGCGCCGAGCGCGAGGCCGATGCCGATCAGGGTTGCCGGATCCATCACTGATCACCTTGACGGAGCGCCACGACGGTCGGTCGGGTCGGCGCGTTCTCCTTGGGCCGTGGCACGGGCTGGCGGAAGTCGGGCGGAACCTGGGCGGCGTGGATGATGTCGGCGCGGTAGTCGCGAATGAGCTGGGTCAGCTCCTCGAGCGACTCGCGGATCACGTACTTGCTGCCGTTCACGAGCGTCACGACGGTGTCCGGCGTGGCCTCGGCGCGTTCGATGAGATCGGGGTTCAGCGCGAAGACCGGGCCGCTCAGTCTGGTTAGCTGCAACACGGTGTCCGTCCTTGGAGGATTGCGCGAGGCCGTCCGTGGCCTCTTCACGGATACTGTCGGCACGTCCGGGCCGACCTTGAGGTGCCGGGCGTCCCGGCCGGGGAGGCGACCGAAAGGCCGGACGGACACCGAGTGGCCACTTGCAGCCGACCACTGGGGCTGCAGGTGACCACTCGGCGGGGGGGCTGTGCGGTGCTCAGTTCTTCAGGTTGACCAGCGTCTGCAGCACCTCGTCGGACGTGGTGATGACCTTCGAGTTCGCCTGGAAGCCGCGCTCGGAGATGATCAGGTTCGTCAGCTCCTGGGACAGGTCGACGTTGCTCATCTCGACGTAGCCGGAGCTGATGCTGCCGCGCGAACCGCTCTTCGGCGCGCCGACGGCGGCCGTGCCGGAGTTGGCCGAGGCGGCGTACGCCGAGTCGCCCACCTTCTGCAGGCCGTTCGGGTTGGTGAACGTCGCGAGGGCCACCTGGGCCAGCTTGGTGGTCACGCCCGCCGAGTCGACGGCGTTGACGTTGCCCGCCGAGTCGATGCTCCACGAAACGTAGGTACCGCTGTTGAGCGCGGCCAGGTTCACGTCGGTGGGTGCGGCGGGCGGGGTCGCCGGGGACATCCAGCCCATGGCCATCGAGCCGTCCGGGGTGACCAGGTTGCCGGCCGAGTCCAGCGTGAAGTTGCCGGCGCGGGTGAACAGCTGCTGGCCGCCCTTGTCGATCATGAAGAAGCCGTCGCCGTTGATCAGCATGTTGCTGGTCACGCCGGTGGCCTGGCTGGCGCCCTGCGTGAAGTTCAGCTGGGTGCCGGCGAGCTTCACGCCGAGGCCGACCTGCTGGGCGTTCGTCCCGCCGACGCCGCCGGTGGGGCCGCCCGCGCCGGTGAGGGTCTGGCTCAACGTGTCCTCGAAGACGGTGTGGCTGCTCTTGTAACCGGTGGTGTTGACGTTCGCGACGTTGTTGGCGGTGACATCCAGCATCTGCTGGTGCGCACCGAGTCCGGCGATGCCGGTGAACAGGGACCGCAGCATGAGAACTCCTTGGGGGTATGGGGTGCTGTGGATTTCGGGGGGCCGGAGACCCGGCGGTGGCTTGGCTGCGTGCTCGTGCGGCTAGGGCGCCGTGGGCGCCGCGCTCACCTCCAGCACGCTGGAGAGCGGGACGCTGGTGTCACCGACGTGCAGGGTGGCTCCGGTGGCCAGGATCGAGGCCGAGTCGACGACGCCCTTGACCTGCATCCCGGAGCTGTCGGCGTAGGTGATCTGCTTGCCGATCAGCGAGGTGGCCGCCTGTGCCTGCTGGGCGCTGGCGAGCGAGGTGAGCGTCGAGGACATCGACGTCATCGTCTGGACCTGGCTGAGCATCGCGGTCTGGTTCATGAACGAGGACGTGTCGACCGGGTTGGTCGGGTCCTGGTACTGAAGCTGCGCGACGAGCAGCTGCAAGAACGCCTGCGGGTCGAGCAGGCTCTTCTGGCTGCCGGCGGTGGCCGCCGCCGCGGTGTCCTTCGGCGCGGTCGTCGGGTCGATCGTGCCGACGGCGGCGGTGCCGCCCACGGGTGACGTCATGAGTTCTCCTCGTCTTTCACAGCAGCCGGTCGAGCGCGGCGTCCTGGGCCGGTCGACGACGTTCGGGGGCGGTGGTGGTCTGCTCGGGCGCGCGGTGCCTGCCGGAGGGCTGGTCCTGGCCGGGGGCCTGCTGTTGACCGGCGTGGCCCGGATCCTGCGACGGGCCGCCGAACTGCACGTCCACCCCGCCGAACCCGGCACCGGCGAGCTGCTGGTGCAGCGTCGGCAGTGCCGCGGTGAC
This genomic stretch from Jatrophihabitans cynanchi harbors:
- the fliP gene encoding flagellar type III secretion system pore protein FliP (The bacterial flagellar biogenesis protein FliP forms a type III secretion system (T3SS)-type pore required for flagellar assembly.), with amino-acid sequence MATRVGLLLLTLLGAVWFFGLNGTQRADAAPVSAAPAAAAVTLGSARQALTAPAALSAPAALAPTAPAAPTAPKAPTAPDPGTVTVNVGGKPSQSISILMLVTVLSVAPSLLLLVTSFTKIFIVLSLTRNALGLQSVPPNQVLAGLSLFLSLFVMGPVLTKVNKLGIQPYLNGTKSRSVAWTDGIAPLREFMLAHTRPQEIALMLRAGNLPNPPDKSKLELTTIIPAFVLSELRAAMIIGFVVYVPFVIIDLVVSSSLMSLGMMMLPPVSVSLPFKLLLFVLVDGWGLIITALVQSYHTG
- a CDS encoding flagellar biosynthetic protein FliO, producing the protein MNTVAVVGRLLLSLAFVLGLMWLIARRVKRGPGGRGRGGRIIDVLSRQQLSRSASVAVVRVMDQALIVGVTDGQITVLGETDLQAAEASLQAAEPARPARTLRPARAARPARPARPEPARVPRTRPEPAERPERAGRPALAGSALSLSTWKQTVESLRDLTARKT
- the fliN gene encoding flagellar motor switch protein FliN → MTTALTSTALGLLAAAGGAVAATLASGEPLRPGEPSRDVAATELDGVAVIAPFSGSAEGELLLVVDGELGTALRESGLGALELLPALAPALDAAAAAMGSIVLGPAQELDAKLALRRVLARADAAALPLHGVSSVRATVAVGIDTPAEPVPAEALRPPAERLDLLRGVEMDATAELGRARMTVNDLLSLRTGTVIELDRGAGSPADLYVNGRLIARGEVVVVDENYGLRITHVVNDDSGR
- a CDS encoding flagellar motor switch protein FliM — its product is MPINSVRELGETARGRARGSVVPYDFRRPSKLSREHIRMLEMAYETFARRMTTQLTSGLRQVCQLGLREITQQSYEEYVTGLDTQTLLAPVSLPPLAGTGVLEFGLPIAQAAIDHMLGGPGGTQVARPLTDIETTLMRGLLEQMLATLRYALEPIVPVTPSLGLIEYNPQFVQAATATDAVIVGEFDMVIGAESGRFTLCLPLAAVLPRLSAQRSQQESEDAILASAATAERLRERLGDVPLNVSVHFAPVSLSPEQILTLSTGDVLPLTHRVGVPLTVQAGGVAFAHAVAGKSGNRLAALIVKTTQEHA
- a CDS encoding flagellar basal body-associated FliL family protein encodes the protein MTATANRENRTLGSQRPAGAGRGAAGTGSKPSAEPEEKAKAPKKSLFKSKKFIIAVAAVLAVGGGAYTFLKPTPVVPPSGGEVVTMDATTLNLTGGHYLKIAVAIQLVKGKATSDAFSTSHAAELVIDEFSNRTVASLSTNKARKALTDQLLNKIKDAYPGEVFDVFVTQFVTQ
- a CDS encoding OmpA/MotB family protein, which gives rise to MARPGRSATARRARRKGVEGGGEEGGAERWLVTYADMLTLLLVLFIVLFSISVVNTSKFIALRSSLSSAFGSGPTGVLSGGNALNENSAEQNGADQLMPGVPVTPPQADKAANDSKPKNSDVPPADYTAKVDAEVQDYKHIEAAINSALKRGGMSGAVQFAIDRRGLIITVVTNALVFPGNSANLLREGQHILSVIAPPLLHSPHNIEVDGHTNQEKVSTAPYPSGWELSSARASAVVRYLITAGIAQSRLSAVGYSDQRPLYPASDPRSITLNRRVEIVVLSSLPAAAGDALQAAGADN
- a CDS encoding motility protein A, whose amino-acid sequence is MDPATLIGIGLALGAILVSMIMEGGNIGSMFLIPPMILVFAGTIGAAVAGTVMAEAKNLPKSLIRAFKAKVTPPHESVAIIVKMAERARREGLLALEGDVGAVEDPFLKRALEMAIDGTDADEVAEILGAEVDTKRAADHAAAKLFHDMGGYSPTIGIIGTVLGLVHVLGSLSDPNSLGEKIAGAFVATLWGVLNANIFWFPIANRLKRISESECEQMELTIEGVLAIQAGSNPRLVAQKLQSMLPSVEQPQKDVA
- a CDS encoding flagellar FlbD family protein, with the translated sequence MLQLTRLSGPVFALNPDLIERAEATPDTVVTLVNGSKYVIRESLEELTQLIRDYRADIIHAAQVPPDFRQPVPRPKENAPTRPTVVALRQGDQ
- a CDS encoding flagellar hook-basal body complex protein — encoded protein: MLRSLFTGIAGLGAHQQMLDVTANNVANVNTTGYKSSHTVFEDTLSQTLTGAGGPTGGVGGTNAQQVGLGVKLAGTQLNFTQGASQATGVTSNMLINGDGFFMIDKGGQQLFTRAGNFTLDSAGNLVTPDGSMAMGWMSPATPPAAPTDVNLAALNSGTYVSWSIDSAGNVNAVDSAGVTTKLAQVALATFTNPNGLQKVGDSAYAASANSGTAAVGAPKSGSRGSISSGYVEMSNVDLSQELTNLIISERGFQANSKVITTSDEVLQTLVNLKN
- a CDS encoding flagellar hook capping FlgD N-terminal domain-containing protein, which codes for MTSPVGGTAAVGTIDPTTAPKDTAAAATAGSQKSLLDPQAFLQLLVAQLQYQDPTNPVDTSSFMNQTAMLSQVQTMTSMSSTLTSLASAQQAQAATSLIGKQITYADSSGMQVKGVVDSASILATGATLHVGDTSVPLSSVLEVSAAPTAP